One window from the genome of Vanessa tameamea isolate UH-Manoa-2023 chromosome 13, ilVanTame1 primary haplotype, whole genome shotgun sequence encodes:
- the LOC113403285 gene encoding active breakpoint cluster region-related protein isoform X2 yields the protein MSVFGDFQRVWVQRFPESTLPAAWEDDVRANLAKHKQKVAILREELEKEEFYVEYLETLLSDVEKHKASQGSRTAPPSGIDTNDDKTSDSKQDSNTDSLSKKSETSLKSDDSAEAPDCEEVHLRNKPVNFAERSSVNQCINELSSNLAAEARKRCNSEIVKRTDNDISDVESTNKTQAKNRPASQAGDFVTVIEVNGLKAVENAAKKLDESPPSSESSSTDPASATKKKVPPKPPPKVFNKRGASLPESGLAEDSPPSSLGRRLRNADSRESIASRASTPSISERVKSYESINSLSSERKRSGGAATPLSIDEEATSCTPDPPDASDDKSAPISLESIPAVVRSAEDEPYYDQVPVDINDGEYVYIQAGRDRFRALSDWGVVPAGAGSEDSSSAGTLPPAASAPPAPDSPLCATAPNYVNIHYFIQQAGEGTEPSETSSELADSSDTPLLLRTISSDTEASATPPVLRKLQHQESNISSNAEAERLTMHRCIVTSIIESETVYVECLYVMEKYMNAIKATLSTSQPVITEEKFGTIFYKISELHDLHKSFLEGLKNAVASWEEPLSVGIHFKKMAENINVYGAFLHNYGRATDAVRRRCATSQRFADLTRQITCRGQPMSLDDLLHKPVARVQKNALVLHDLIKYTPASHPDHAMLTEALNMTQHFLDEFNIIQTKSMFPNADRAQRRLVKNSFIVELSDGHRKLRHLFLFNDVIACAKYKASGRDKFTFELKWFIPLPDIVVVEDEGAGGAAEREASPANIVALKSQACTVRDIILAEERATQDDKKIRLGGRGAAEKQRKKLSELEGQLVLASPNLVFRVGARAPGSTTLQRQHIFFLSSEYERTQWIDSIHALQASSAPPAGTSTVSMLELQGWVTACRSYLQTDMGSYLLRSGRDDSLLLGDLQLHIGGMTAPLDTSADYYIVVEVDSYGHYFRKAKSKLVCRSAQPRWNESFTLDLEGSQNLRLLLYEDAARPVLRGKCTLKLSREWVGESVSRTVCVGGGSLPLRVRLLPPERSARHVPSAKPGALFGAKITHVAKREKRNIPFIISACVREVERRGIGEVGIYRVSGSASDLNRLKKSFETNAYEAEQLLKEVDVHSVTGVLKLYLRELPEALFTDALYPELLRAWGSTQGAGASTDSGPAHTRRHALLKCYAQLPDLNKNCIDFLLNHFVKVNQHEGENKMSLHNLATVFGPTLLRPSAAGGKLRADQLAAGTVDAMAQAGILYTLLQQRHLAQHLSAHRPHANPPPLLD from the exons ATGAGCGTCTTCGGGGATTTTCAGCGTGTGTGGGTGCAACGTTTTCCAGAGAGCACTTTACCAGCCGCTTGGGAAGACGATGTCAGGGCCAATTTAGCTAAACATAAACAGAAAGTAGCTATACTTAGGGAAGAGTTAGAGAAAGAAGAATTCTATGTCGAGTATTTGGAGACATTGCTGTCTGATGTCGAGAAACATAAAGCTTCCCAAGGAAGTAGGACGGCGCCGCCCTCAGGGATTGACACGAATGACGATAAAACATCTGATAGCAAACAA GATTCTAACACTGACTCACTCTCAAAGAAAAGTGAAACAAGTCTTAAGAGTGATGACTCAGCGGAGGCTCCTGACTGTGAAGAGGTACACTTGAGAAACAAACCTGTAAATTTTGCTGAAAGGAGTTCCGTTAACCAATGCATAAACGAACTGTCATCAAACCTTGCAGCAGAAGCTCGAAAACGGTGCAACAGTGAAATTGTAAAACGAACTGATAATGATATAAGcg ATGTAGAATCAACTAATAAAACTCAAGCTAAAAACCGTCCAGCATCACAAGCAGGTGATTTTGTAACAGTGATTGAAGTTAATGGTTTAAAAGCAGTTGAGAATGCTGCTAAGAAATTGGATGAATCACCACCATCCTCGGAAAGTAGTTCTACAGATCCTGCATCTGCTACTAAGAAGAAAGTGCCACCAAA gccACCTCCAAAAGTTTTCAACAAACGTGGAGCTTCACTACCAGAATCAGGTTTGGCCGAAGACAGTCCCCCATCGTCGCTGGGAAGAAGACTACGAAACGCCGATTCTCGGGAATCCATTGCCAGCAGAGCGTCTACACCTTCAATTAGTGAAAGg GTAAAAAGCTACGAGTCAATCAACTCATTGTCTTCGGAACGCAAGCGGTCCGGCGGCGCGGCCACGCCCCTCTCCATCGACGAGGAGGCCACGTCCTGCACGCCCGACCCGCCCGACGCCTCCGACGACAAGTCGGCGCCGATATCGCTAGAGAGCATTCCCGCCGTCGTGCGCTCCGCCGAGGACGAACCCTACTACGACCAAGTCCCGGTGGACATCAACGATGgagaatatgtttatatacaagCAG GCAGGGACCGTTTCCGGGCGCTGTCGGACTGGGGCGTGGTGCCGGCGGGCGCGGGGTCGGAGGACAGCTCGAGCGCGGGCACGCTGCCGCCCGCCGCgtccgcgccgcccgcgcccgacTCGCCGCTCTGCGCCACCGCGCCCAACTACGTCAACATACACTACTTCATACA ACAAGCTGGCGAGGGTACGGAACCGAGCGAGACGAGCTCCGAGCTGGCAGACTCCAGCGACACCCCGCTCCTGCTGCGAACTATTTCATCGGACACAGAGGCCAGCGCTACGCCGCCGGTTTTAAGAAAACTTCAACATCAG GAATCTAACATCAGCAGCAATGCAGAGGCCGAGCGTCTCACGATGCACCGTTGCATTGTCACAAGTATCATAGAAAGCGAGACTGTGTATGTGGAATGCCTCTATGTAATGGAGAAG TACATGAACGCTATAAAAGCCACACTATCGACGTCTCAACCTGTCATAACAGAGGAAAAATTCGGtacaatattctataaaatatcagAGTTGCACGACTTGCACAAGAGTTTCCTTGAAGGTCTAAAAAATGCTGTCGCCAGTTGGGAAGAACCATTATCTGTAGGAatccattttaaaaaaatg gctgaaaatataaacgtatatgGGGCGTTCCTCCACAACTACGGGCGCGCCACGGACGCCGTGCGACGGCGCTGCGCGACCTCGCAGCGCTTCGCCGACCTCACGCGACAGATCACGTGTCGCGGACAGCCGATGTCGCTCGACGATCTCCTGCATAAGCCTGTAGCTCGTGTGCAGAAGAACGCACTAGTTTTACAC GATCTTATTAAGTACACACCGGCGAGTCACCCCGATCATGCGATGTTAACCGAGGCCTTGAATATGACGCAACATTTCTTAGACgaattcaatattatacaaacTAAGTCCATGTTTCCG aaCGCAGACAGAGCACAGCGGAGACTCGTAAAAAACTCTTTTATCGTCGAACTATCAGATGGACATCGAAAATTGAGACATCTATTTCTTTTCAACGACGTTATCGCCTGCGCTAAATACAAG GCTTCCGGGAGAGATAAATTCACGTTTGAGCTGAAGTGGTTCATTCCGCTGCCGGACATCGTGGTGGTGGAGGACgagggcgcgggcggcgcggccgAGCGCGAGGCGTCGCCCGCCAACATCGTGGCGCTCAAGTCGCAGGCCTGCACCGTGCGCGACATCATCCTGGCCGAGGAGCGCGCCACGCAGGACGACAAG AAAATACGCCTGGGTGGTCGCGGTGCGGCGGAAAAACAACGGAAAAAACTTTCGGAGCTCGAAGGACAGCTAGTTCTGGCGTCTCCAAACCTGGTGTTCCGAGTGGGCGCCCGGGCGCCGGGCTCCACGACACTGCAGCGGCAACACATATTCTTCCTCAGCTCGGAATATGAACGCACGCAGTGGATTGATTCCATTCATGCCTTACAG gCATCGTCTGCACCTCCCGCCGGCACCAGTACTGTATCAATGTTAGAACTTCAAGGATGGGTGACGGCATGTCGCAGCTACCTGCAGACAGACATGGGCTCCTACCTCCTTCGGAGCGGTAGAGATGACTCTTTGCTGCTAGGGGACTTGCAACTACATATAGGAGGCATGACTGCACCTTTGGATACTTCAGCTG ACTATTACATCGTGGTGGAGGTGGATTCGTATGGGCACTACTTCCGCAAGGCGAAGTCTAAGCTGGTGTGTCGCAGTGCGCAGCCGCGCTGGAACGAGAGCTTCACACTCGACCTCGAGGGCTCGCAGAACTTACGGCTGCTGCTCTACGAGGACGCCGCTCGCCCGGTTCTCCGGGGGAAGTGTACGCTTAAG TTGTCCCGCGAGTGGGTGGGCGAGAGCGTGTCGCGCACGGTGTGCGTGGGCGGCGGCTCGCTGCCGCTGCGCGTGCGCTTGTTGCCGCCCGAGCGCTCCGCGCGACACGTGCCCAGCGCCAAGCCCGGCGCGCTCTTCGGCGCCAAAATCACGCACGTCGCCAA ACGTGAAAAACGAAACATCCCTTTCATTATAAGCGCGTGCGTGCGCGAGGTGGAGCGCCGCGGCATCGGCGAGGTGGGCATCTACCGCGTATCCGGCAGCGCCTCCGACCTCAACCGGCTCAAGAAGAGCTTCGAAACTA ATGCATACGAAGCTGAACAGTTATTAAAAGAGGTTGACGTACACTCTGTGACTGGAGTATTGAAGCTGTACTTACGTGAATTGCCGGAGGCATTGTTTACTGACGCTTTATATCCAGAATTGTTACGGGCTTGGGGATCAACAcag GGTGCTGGGGCCTCTACAGATTCAGGGCCGGCACACACGAGGCGCCACGCACTACTCAAATGTTATGCACAACTTCCAGACCTCAATAAGAATTGTATTGATTTTCTCCTTAATCATTTTGTCAA AGTTAATCAGCACGAGGGCGAGAACAAAATGTCTCTGCACAACCTGGCTACCGTATTCGGGCCGACGCTGTTGCGGCCGAGCGCGGCGGGCGGCAAGCTGCGCGCAGACCAGCTGGCGGCCGGCACCGTGGACGCCATGGCGCAGGCCGGCATCCTCTACACACTGCTGCAACAACGACACCTCGCGCAGCACCTGTCCGCGCACCGCCCGCACGCGAACCCGCCGCCGTTACTCGATTGA
- the LOC113403285 gene encoding active breakpoint cluster region-related protein isoform X5: protein MDSNTDSLSKKSETSLKSDDSAEAPDCEEVHLRNKPVNFAERSSVNQCINELSSNLAAEARKRCNSEIVKRTDNDISDVESTNKTQAKNRPASQAGDFVTVIEVNGLKAVENAAKKLDESPPSSESSSTDPASATKKKVPPKPPPKVFNKRGASLPESGLAEDSPPSSLGRRLRNADSRESIASRASTPSISERVKSYESINSLSSERKRSGGAATPLSIDEEATSCTPDPPDASDDKSAPISLESIPAVVRSAEDEPYYDQVPVDINDGEYVYIQAEGRDRFRALSDWGVVPAGAGSEDSSSAGTLPPAASAPPAPDSPLCATAPNYVNIHYFIQQAGEGTEPSETSSELADSSDTPLLLRTISSDTEASATPPVLRKLQHQESNISSNAEAERLTMHRCIVTSIIESETVYVECLYVMEKYMNAIKATLSTSQPVITEEKFGTIFYKISELHDLHKSFLEGLKNAVASWEEPLSVGIHFKKMAENINVYGAFLHNYGRATDAVRRRCATSQRFADLTRQITCRGQPMSLDDLLHKPVARVQKNALVLHDLIKYTPASHPDHAMLTEALNMTQHFLDEFNIIQTKSMFPNADRAQRRLVKNSFIVELSDGHRKLRHLFLFNDVIACAKYKASGRDKFTFELKWFIPLPDIVVVEDEGAGGAAEREASPANIVALKSQACTVRDIILAEERATQDDKKIRLGGRGAAEKQRKKLSELEGQLVLASPNLVFRVGARAPGSTTLQRQHIFFLSSEYERTQWIDSIHALQASSAPPAGTSTVSMLELQGWVTACRSYLQTDMGSYLLRSGRDDSLLLGDLQLHIGGMTAPLDTSADYYIVVEVDSYGHYFRKAKSKLVCRSAQPRWNESFTLDLEGSQNLRLLLYEDAARPVLRGKCTLKLSREWVGESVSRTVCVGGGSLPLRVRLLPPERSARHVPSAKPGALFGAKITHVAKREKRNIPFIISACVREVERRGIGEVGIYRVSGSASDLNRLKKSFETNAYEAEQLLKEVDVHSVTGVLKLYLRELPEALFTDALYPELLRAWGSTQGAGASTDSGPAHTRRHALLKCYAQLPDLNKNCIDFLLNHFVKVNQHEGENKMSLHNLATVFGPTLLRPSAAGGKLRADQLAAGTVDAMAQAGILYTLLQQRHLAQHLSAHRPHANPPPLLD from the exons ATG GATTCTAACACTGACTCACTCTCAAAGAAAAGTGAAACAAGTCTTAAGAGTGATGACTCAGCGGAGGCTCCTGACTGTGAAGAGGTACACTTGAGAAACAAACCTGTAAATTTTGCTGAAAGGAGTTCCGTTAACCAATGCATAAACGAACTGTCATCAAACCTTGCAGCAGAAGCTCGAAAACGGTGCAACAGTGAAATTGTAAAACGAACTGATAATGATATAAGcg ATGTAGAATCAACTAATAAAACTCAAGCTAAAAACCGTCCAGCATCACAAGCAGGTGATTTTGTAACAGTGATTGAAGTTAATGGTTTAAAAGCAGTTGAGAATGCTGCTAAGAAATTGGATGAATCACCACCATCCTCGGAAAGTAGTTCTACAGATCCTGCATCTGCTACTAAGAAGAAAGTGCCACCAAA gccACCTCCAAAAGTTTTCAACAAACGTGGAGCTTCACTACCAGAATCAGGTTTGGCCGAAGACAGTCCCCCATCGTCGCTGGGAAGAAGACTACGAAACGCCGATTCTCGGGAATCCATTGCCAGCAGAGCGTCTACACCTTCAATTAGTGAAAGg GTAAAAAGCTACGAGTCAATCAACTCATTGTCTTCGGAACGCAAGCGGTCCGGCGGCGCGGCCACGCCCCTCTCCATCGACGAGGAGGCCACGTCCTGCACGCCCGACCCGCCCGACGCCTCCGACGACAAGTCGGCGCCGATATCGCTAGAGAGCATTCCCGCCGTCGTGCGCTCCGCCGAGGACGAACCCTACTACGACCAAGTCCCGGTGGACATCAACGATGgagaatatgtttatatacaagCAG AAGGCAGGGACCGTTTCCGGGCGCTGTCGGACTGGGGCGTGGTGCCGGCGGGCGCGGGGTCGGAGGACAGCTCGAGCGCGGGCACGCTGCCGCCCGCCGCgtccgcgccgcccgcgcccgacTCGCCGCTCTGCGCCACCGCGCCCAACTACGTCAACATACACTACTTCATACA ACAAGCTGGCGAGGGTACGGAACCGAGCGAGACGAGCTCCGAGCTGGCAGACTCCAGCGACACCCCGCTCCTGCTGCGAACTATTTCATCGGACACAGAGGCCAGCGCTACGCCGCCGGTTTTAAGAAAACTTCAACATCAG GAATCTAACATCAGCAGCAATGCAGAGGCCGAGCGTCTCACGATGCACCGTTGCATTGTCACAAGTATCATAGAAAGCGAGACTGTGTATGTGGAATGCCTCTATGTAATGGAGAAG TACATGAACGCTATAAAAGCCACACTATCGACGTCTCAACCTGTCATAACAGAGGAAAAATTCGGtacaatattctataaaatatcagAGTTGCACGACTTGCACAAGAGTTTCCTTGAAGGTCTAAAAAATGCTGTCGCCAGTTGGGAAGAACCATTATCTGTAGGAatccattttaaaaaaatg gctgaaaatataaacgtatatgGGGCGTTCCTCCACAACTACGGGCGCGCCACGGACGCCGTGCGACGGCGCTGCGCGACCTCGCAGCGCTTCGCCGACCTCACGCGACAGATCACGTGTCGCGGACAGCCGATGTCGCTCGACGATCTCCTGCATAAGCCTGTAGCTCGTGTGCAGAAGAACGCACTAGTTTTACAC GATCTTATTAAGTACACACCGGCGAGTCACCCCGATCATGCGATGTTAACCGAGGCCTTGAATATGACGCAACATTTCTTAGACgaattcaatattatacaaacTAAGTCCATGTTTCCG aaCGCAGACAGAGCACAGCGGAGACTCGTAAAAAACTCTTTTATCGTCGAACTATCAGATGGACATCGAAAATTGAGACATCTATTTCTTTTCAACGACGTTATCGCCTGCGCTAAATACAAG GCTTCCGGGAGAGATAAATTCACGTTTGAGCTGAAGTGGTTCATTCCGCTGCCGGACATCGTGGTGGTGGAGGACgagggcgcgggcggcgcggccgAGCGCGAGGCGTCGCCCGCCAACATCGTGGCGCTCAAGTCGCAGGCCTGCACCGTGCGCGACATCATCCTGGCCGAGGAGCGCGCCACGCAGGACGACAAG AAAATACGCCTGGGTGGTCGCGGTGCGGCGGAAAAACAACGGAAAAAACTTTCGGAGCTCGAAGGACAGCTAGTTCTGGCGTCTCCAAACCTGGTGTTCCGAGTGGGCGCCCGGGCGCCGGGCTCCACGACACTGCAGCGGCAACACATATTCTTCCTCAGCTCGGAATATGAACGCACGCAGTGGATTGATTCCATTCATGCCTTACAG gCATCGTCTGCACCTCCCGCCGGCACCAGTACTGTATCAATGTTAGAACTTCAAGGATGGGTGACGGCATGTCGCAGCTACCTGCAGACAGACATGGGCTCCTACCTCCTTCGGAGCGGTAGAGATGACTCTTTGCTGCTAGGGGACTTGCAACTACATATAGGAGGCATGACTGCACCTTTGGATACTTCAGCTG ACTATTACATCGTGGTGGAGGTGGATTCGTATGGGCACTACTTCCGCAAGGCGAAGTCTAAGCTGGTGTGTCGCAGTGCGCAGCCGCGCTGGAACGAGAGCTTCACACTCGACCTCGAGGGCTCGCAGAACTTACGGCTGCTGCTCTACGAGGACGCCGCTCGCCCGGTTCTCCGGGGGAAGTGTACGCTTAAG TTGTCCCGCGAGTGGGTGGGCGAGAGCGTGTCGCGCACGGTGTGCGTGGGCGGCGGCTCGCTGCCGCTGCGCGTGCGCTTGTTGCCGCCCGAGCGCTCCGCGCGACACGTGCCCAGCGCCAAGCCCGGCGCGCTCTTCGGCGCCAAAATCACGCACGTCGCCAA ACGTGAAAAACGAAACATCCCTTTCATTATAAGCGCGTGCGTGCGCGAGGTGGAGCGCCGCGGCATCGGCGAGGTGGGCATCTACCGCGTATCCGGCAGCGCCTCCGACCTCAACCGGCTCAAGAAGAGCTTCGAAACTA ATGCATACGAAGCTGAACAGTTATTAAAAGAGGTTGACGTACACTCTGTGACTGGAGTATTGAAGCTGTACTTACGTGAATTGCCGGAGGCATTGTTTACTGACGCTTTATATCCAGAATTGTTACGGGCTTGGGGATCAACAcag GGTGCTGGGGCCTCTACAGATTCAGGGCCGGCACACACGAGGCGCCACGCACTACTCAAATGTTATGCACAACTTCCAGACCTCAATAAGAATTGTATTGATTTTCTCCTTAATCATTTTGTCAA AGTTAATCAGCACGAGGGCGAGAACAAAATGTCTCTGCACAACCTGGCTACCGTATTCGGGCCGACGCTGTTGCGGCCGAGCGCGGCGGGCGGCAAGCTGCGCGCAGACCAGCTGGCGGCCGGCACCGTGGACGCCATGGCGCAGGCCGGCATCCTCTACACACTGCTGCAACAACGACACCTCGCGCAGCACCTGTCCGCGCACCGCCCGCACGCGAACCCGCCGCCGTTACTCGATTGA
- the LOC113403285 gene encoding active breakpoint cluster region-related protein isoform X1 — MSVFGDFQRVWVQRFPESTLPAAWEDDVRANLAKHKQKVAILREELEKEEFYVEYLETLLSDVEKHKASQGSRTAPPSGIDTNDDKTSDSKQDSNTDSLSKKSETSLKSDDSAEAPDCEEVHLRNKPVNFAERSSVNQCINELSSNLAAEARKRCNSEIVKRTDNDISDVESTNKTQAKNRPASQAGDFVTVIEVNGLKAVENAAKKLDESPPSSESSSTDPASATKKKVPPKPPPKVFNKRGASLPESGLAEDSPPSSLGRRLRNADSRESIASRASTPSISERVKSYESINSLSSERKRSGGAATPLSIDEEATSCTPDPPDASDDKSAPISLESIPAVVRSAEDEPYYDQVPVDINDGEYVYIQAEGRDRFRALSDWGVVPAGAGSEDSSSAGTLPPAASAPPAPDSPLCATAPNYVNIHYFIQQAGEGTEPSETSSELADSSDTPLLLRTISSDTEASATPPVLRKLQHQESNISSNAEAERLTMHRCIVTSIIESETVYVECLYVMEKYMNAIKATLSTSQPVITEEKFGTIFYKISELHDLHKSFLEGLKNAVASWEEPLSVGIHFKKMAENINVYGAFLHNYGRATDAVRRRCATSQRFADLTRQITCRGQPMSLDDLLHKPVARVQKNALVLHDLIKYTPASHPDHAMLTEALNMTQHFLDEFNIIQTKSMFPNADRAQRRLVKNSFIVELSDGHRKLRHLFLFNDVIACAKYKASGRDKFTFELKWFIPLPDIVVVEDEGAGGAAEREASPANIVALKSQACTVRDIILAEERATQDDKKIRLGGRGAAEKQRKKLSELEGQLVLASPNLVFRVGARAPGSTTLQRQHIFFLSSEYERTQWIDSIHALQASSAPPAGTSTVSMLELQGWVTACRSYLQTDMGSYLLRSGRDDSLLLGDLQLHIGGMTAPLDTSADYYIVVEVDSYGHYFRKAKSKLVCRSAQPRWNESFTLDLEGSQNLRLLLYEDAARPVLRGKCTLKLSREWVGESVSRTVCVGGGSLPLRVRLLPPERSARHVPSAKPGALFGAKITHVAKREKRNIPFIISACVREVERRGIGEVGIYRVSGSASDLNRLKKSFETNAYEAEQLLKEVDVHSVTGVLKLYLRELPEALFTDALYPELLRAWGSTQGAGASTDSGPAHTRRHALLKCYAQLPDLNKNCIDFLLNHFVKVNQHEGENKMSLHNLATVFGPTLLRPSAAGGKLRADQLAAGTVDAMAQAGILYTLLQQRHLAQHLSAHRPHANPPPLLD, encoded by the exons ATGAGCGTCTTCGGGGATTTTCAGCGTGTGTGGGTGCAACGTTTTCCAGAGAGCACTTTACCAGCCGCTTGGGAAGACGATGTCAGGGCCAATTTAGCTAAACATAAACAGAAAGTAGCTATACTTAGGGAAGAGTTAGAGAAAGAAGAATTCTATGTCGAGTATTTGGAGACATTGCTGTCTGATGTCGAGAAACATAAAGCTTCCCAAGGAAGTAGGACGGCGCCGCCCTCAGGGATTGACACGAATGACGATAAAACATCTGATAGCAAACAA GATTCTAACACTGACTCACTCTCAAAGAAAAGTGAAACAAGTCTTAAGAGTGATGACTCAGCGGAGGCTCCTGACTGTGAAGAGGTACACTTGAGAAACAAACCTGTAAATTTTGCTGAAAGGAGTTCCGTTAACCAATGCATAAACGAACTGTCATCAAACCTTGCAGCAGAAGCTCGAAAACGGTGCAACAGTGAAATTGTAAAACGAACTGATAATGATATAAGcg ATGTAGAATCAACTAATAAAACTCAAGCTAAAAACCGTCCAGCATCACAAGCAGGTGATTTTGTAACAGTGATTGAAGTTAATGGTTTAAAAGCAGTTGAGAATGCTGCTAAGAAATTGGATGAATCACCACCATCCTCGGAAAGTAGTTCTACAGATCCTGCATCTGCTACTAAGAAGAAAGTGCCACCAAA gccACCTCCAAAAGTTTTCAACAAACGTGGAGCTTCACTACCAGAATCAGGTTTGGCCGAAGACAGTCCCCCATCGTCGCTGGGAAGAAGACTACGAAACGCCGATTCTCGGGAATCCATTGCCAGCAGAGCGTCTACACCTTCAATTAGTGAAAGg GTAAAAAGCTACGAGTCAATCAACTCATTGTCTTCGGAACGCAAGCGGTCCGGCGGCGCGGCCACGCCCCTCTCCATCGACGAGGAGGCCACGTCCTGCACGCCCGACCCGCCCGACGCCTCCGACGACAAGTCGGCGCCGATATCGCTAGAGAGCATTCCCGCCGTCGTGCGCTCCGCCGAGGACGAACCCTACTACGACCAAGTCCCGGTGGACATCAACGATGgagaatatgtttatatacaagCAG AAGGCAGGGACCGTTTCCGGGCGCTGTCGGACTGGGGCGTGGTGCCGGCGGGCGCGGGGTCGGAGGACAGCTCGAGCGCGGGCACGCTGCCGCCCGCCGCgtccgcgccgcccgcgcccgacTCGCCGCTCTGCGCCACCGCGCCCAACTACGTCAACATACACTACTTCATACA ACAAGCTGGCGAGGGTACGGAACCGAGCGAGACGAGCTCCGAGCTGGCAGACTCCAGCGACACCCCGCTCCTGCTGCGAACTATTTCATCGGACACAGAGGCCAGCGCTACGCCGCCGGTTTTAAGAAAACTTCAACATCAG GAATCTAACATCAGCAGCAATGCAGAGGCCGAGCGTCTCACGATGCACCGTTGCATTGTCACAAGTATCATAGAAAGCGAGACTGTGTATGTGGAATGCCTCTATGTAATGGAGAAG TACATGAACGCTATAAAAGCCACACTATCGACGTCTCAACCTGTCATAACAGAGGAAAAATTCGGtacaatattctataaaatatcagAGTTGCACGACTTGCACAAGAGTTTCCTTGAAGGTCTAAAAAATGCTGTCGCCAGTTGGGAAGAACCATTATCTGTAGGAatccattttaaaaaaatg gctgaaaatataaacgtatatgGGGCGTTCCTCCACAACTACGGGCGCGCCACGGACGCCGTGCGACGGCGCTGCGCGACCTCGCAGCGCTTCGCCGACCTCACGCGACAGATCACGTGTCGCGGACAGCCGATGTCGCTCGACGATCTCCTGCATAAGCCTGTAGCTCGTGTGCAGAAGAACGCACTAGTTTTACAC GATCTTATTAAGTACACACCGGCGAGTCACCCCGATCATGCGATGTTAACCGAGGCCTTGAATATGACGCAACATTTCTTAGACgaattcaatattatacaaacTAAGTCCATGTTTCCG aaCGCAGACAGAGCACAGCGGAGACTCGTAAAAAACTCTTTTATCGTCGAACTATCAGATGGACATCGAAAATTGAGACATCTATTTCTTTTCAACGACGTTATCGCCTGCGCTAAATACAAG GCTTCCGGGAGAGATAAATTCACGTTTGAGCTGAAGTGGTTCATTCCGCTGCCGGACATCGTGGTGGTGGAGGACgagggcgcgggcggcgcggccgAGCGCGAGGCGTCGCCCGCCAACATCGTGGCGCTCAAGTCGCAGGCCTGCACCGTGCGCGACATCATCCTGGCCGAGGAGCGCGCCACGCAGGACGACAAG AAAATACGCCTGGGTGGTCGCGGTGCGGCGGAAAAACAACGGAAAAAACTTTCGGAGCTCGAAGGACAGCTAGTTCTGGCGTCTCCAAACCTGGTGTTCCGAGTGGGCGCCCGGGCGCCGGGCTCCACGACACTGCAGCGGCAACACATATTCTTCCTCAGCTCGGAATATGAACGCACGCAGTGGATTGATTCCATTCATGCCTTACAG gCATCGTCTGCACCTCCCGCCGGCACCAGTACTGTATCAATGTTAGAACTTCAAGGATGGGTGACGGCATGTCGCAGCTACCTGCAGACAGACATGGGCTCCTACCTCCTTCGGAGCGGTAGAGATGACTCTTTGCTGCTAGGGGACTTGCAACTACATATAGGAGGCATGACTGCACCTTTGGATACTTCAGCTG ACTATTACATCGTGGTGGAGGTGGATTCGTATGGGCACTACTTCCGCAAGGCGAAGTCTAAGCTGGTGTGTCGCAGTGCGCAGCCGCGCTGGAACGAGAGCTTCACACTCGACCTCGAGGGCTCGCAGAACTTACGGCTGCTGCTCTACGAGGACGCCGCTCGCCCGGTTCTCCGGGGGAAGTGTACGCTTAAG TTGTCCCGCGAGTGGGTGGGCGAGAGCGTGTCGCGCACGGTGTGCGTGGGCGGCGGCTCGCTGCCGCTGCGCGTGCGCTTGTTGCCGCCCGAGCGCTCCGCGCGACACGTGCCCAGCGCCAAGCCCGGCGCGCTCTTCGGCGCCAAAATCACGCACGTCGCCAA ACGTGAAAAACGAAACATCCCTTTCATTATAAGCGCGTGCGTGCGCGAGGTGGAGCGCCGCGGCATCGGCGAGGTGGGCATCTACCGCGTATCCGGCAGCGCCTCCGACCTCAACCGGCTCAAGAAGAGCTTCGAAACTA ATGCATACGAAGCTGAACAGTTATTAAAAGAGGTTGACGTACACTCTGTGACTGGAGTATTGAAGCTGTACTTACGTGAATTGCCGGAGGCATTGTTTACTGACGCTTTATATCCAGAATTGTTACGGGCTTGGGGATCAACAcag GGTGCTGGGGCCTCTACAGATTCAGGGCCGGCACACACGAGGCGCCACGCACTACTCAAATGTTATGCACAACTTCCAGACCTCAATAAGAATTGTATTGATTTTCTCCTTAATCATTTTGTCAA AGTTAATCAGCACGAGGGCGAGAACAAAATGTCTCTGCACAACCTGGCTACCGTATTCGGGCCGACGCTGTTGCGGCCGAGCGCGGCGGGCGGCAAGCTGCGCGCAGACCAGCTGGCGGCCGGCACCGTGGACGCCATGGCGCAGGCCGGCATCCTCTACACACTGCTGCAACAACGACACCTCGCGCAGCACCTGTCCGCGCACCGCCCGCACGCGAACCCGCCGCCGTTACTCGATTGA